ATCGCTTGCAAAAAGCTGTGACTACTCCCCTCCTTATCATGAAATGGGCTTTCAGGTGAAGCACCCTAAGCTTATCAACCCCGCAATCGGTTCCGAAACAATCATTACCTCACAATCGCCTACGTCACCCAGGTATTTCCACCATTTCTGAGTTAATGATTATTACTGGAAGAAATGATACGATTAGGAAATAAGCAAAGAAACCTTCACCAAGACTCTTGGTGATGGCCTACGATTTAGGAGGGCTCTTAAGAACAAGACGAATGAGGTGAGATTCCTGTCCAGAAAAAAACCGTGCTGGCAGCTTTCATTATCCTGATCTGCTCCTTACAAGTCCTCGCACACTTCAGATGGAATTACAGTACTTCCATTGATGAGAATGGTTTTAGGTACAAAACGGACCGCTGGACCCATCAAGCATGGGTTGAATATTTTCCTCCACTTTCAATTGGAGATCCTGGAATATCCGATGTTATCCAAATCCAAATTCGATTCATTTTCGCAGTTAGAATCCCACGTTAAGAAAATCGCTATATCCGGATATTTAGGGGATGAATGGATAAAAAAGAGTGCGATTGGCCTACCTATACTACGGCATTAACGCAGTTCTTATTCTTCTTATACTTAGATTGCTTATAAGGTTAAAGCTAAGAAAATGAATGCCTAGGCACTTCTGGGCGTACTTCATTCTCGTCTGTTCCATGACTGCAAGCATTTCACATATAACGAGTAGGAATAGAGATCATACTAAGAGAAGTTATAGGAAGGCCTAACCTAAGGAGGGAATTATGGGAAGACTCGTTCATTTTGAAATTCATGTTGATGACATGGATCGTGCTAAAACATTTTACGGTGAAGTATTTGGGTGGAAGTTCGAGGATTGGAGCAGCTATGCGGGCATGCCTTATTATGGCGCAGTGACAGGTAATACCGATGAACCTGGGATTAACGGAGCGTTGATGCAGCGCCGCGGACCTTCTCCGCAGCCAGGACAAGCTGTAAGCGGCTATGCCTGCACCATGGGCGTGGAGAACTACGATGCTGCGGAAGCCAAGATTCTCGAGCTTGGAGGCAAGGTCGCATTGCCGAAGTACGCTTTGCCGGGGATGGCTTGGCAAGGGTATTACATGGATACGGAAGGCAATATTTTTGGCATCCATCAGCCCGACCAGAACGCGAAGTAAGGGTTTACCGGCTTAGCCGGATCCATTTTTTAAACACAGCATGCTCCTCATATGGGTAACAGGTGAGATCGTGAACGCCTGAGAGCCGTATGGGGAGCATTTTTAGTTCTTTCGGTAGAAAACTACCATTTTTGATCAAATGATAATTATTTACCAAATCTTGAAATTCCGTTAATACCGCTCTTACAAACCCCCTTTACTATAAAAAGCAGTGAAGAGGACAAATTGTCCACAAGGTACCAGACTATGTAGGAGGGGGGATTTGAAGCATGCGAAGCAATTGGAAGACCATCGGCAGTTTGTTGAGTTCAACGATGTTGGCAGTGACACTCAGCGCTTGCGGCAGCGGCAATAACGGAGGAAGCGAGGGCGCAGCAGCAGTACAGAGTTCGGCAGCGGGAGAGGCATCCACAAGCCCGGTCCTAACAACCACGGCCCCAGCGGCAACTGTGTCAGCGAGTCCCGTCGACGCCTTGTATGAGCAAGCGAAGAAGGAAGGAAAAGTCATCGTCTACTCGACATCAGGTCGCGCCAACGATGCTGCAAAGACGTTCATGAAGCAATACCCGGGCATCCAAGTCGAGGTCAGCAAAGTGAAGTCGGATCAAATGATGGATAAAGTCGCGCGCGAGCAAGACGCAGGTCAATTTAACCCCGATGTGCTCGTCACCAAAGAAGTCAGCGGTGCTGTCGATTTCGAGATGGTCAAGCAAGGCCGTTACCTCAAATATTTGCCGGAGGATATCGCGCCGCATGAAGACGAGCCGTTCCGCACACAAGCGGAAAGCGTTGCCGGCTACGCAGAATTCCGGACACTTTGGTACAACAGCGACCATTATGATAAACCGCCTGTTACGAACTGGTGGGATCTGACGACGCCGGAATGGAAAGGGAAAGTATACACAGCCGATCCGGTTGGTGATCCTTCCTTCATGAACTTGTTCAGTACATTCGCTGTCCACGCGGACGACATGGCGGCGGCTTACAAGATGAAGTTCGGCAAAGATATCGAACTGCACGGCACGGAAAACGCCGGCTATGAATTTATCAAGCAGCTGCTCGATAACCAGCTTGTAACGTTGGACGGCAGCACAGATGTGCTGGACGCGATCGGCAAAAAGGACAGTGACGCTTTGGCCATTGCGGTTACAGGCGAGGTGGCAGACCTGAAGGAAGAAGGTTGGCACGCGAAGCCAATCTACGACTTGAAGCCAAAGACGTCGGTTGTGGATGCGGGATATTTTTTCCTAGCCAAAAATGCGCCGCATGAAGCTGCTGCCAAGCTGTTTATACGCTGGATGCTCGGAGAAGCGGATGGCCAGGGCGCAGGAATCGAACCTTTCAATGAAGTTGGCTCATGGGTCCCGCGAGACGATGTAAAAACGAAGAACGAAATCGCCTTCGACCAATTGAACTTGTGGAATTATGACGGTGAGGCCCTATACAAGATCGAGCCTAAGGTTCGTGACTTCTGGATCAAAAACAAATAAAAAGCAAGGAGAGCCATGCTTTGAACCGAACGAAACAACTCTTACTCCCCATCGTTTTGCCGATGTTTCATCGTACGGCGAACAGGCTGCGTAGTCCCGTCTATTGGCTCCGGATACCGGCCTTGCTTTTTTGAGCTATGTCGTCCTATGGCCGGTGTTTATGATCGTCAGCTCGACGTTCCGTTGGAACCTGCAGGATTTGCGATTAAGCGACCAAGCGATTCCCGGACATTTCACCTGGTTCCATTGGATTCGCGTGCTGGCCAGTGACACGAGCTATGCGCTGTTTTATCACCCTGTGTTCCACTCCATTTGTGTGGGTGCAGCAACCTCTCTCCTATCCATGGTCATTGGATGCGGACTCGCCTGGTTGGTCACTCGTACCGATATGCCGTTGAAGCGGACGATCACCTTTCTAGCGGTGATTCCGTATTTGCTGCCGGCTTGGGTATTGTCGCAGGCTTGGCTGATGTTTTTTAAGAACGAGAAAATCGGCGGAGTACCGGGCTTTATACAATCGATCTTTCATATATCGCCGCCGGATTGGCTCTCTTACGGGTTCGTGCCGATCGTGCTGACACTCTCGCTGCATGACTGCGTGTACTTCTTCCTGATCGTCGGAGCGGCATTAAGTACGATTAACCCGCAGTTGGAGGAAGCGGCCAGCCTGGCTGGGGCGAGACGATTTACCATCCTTCGAAGGATCGTGCTGCCGGTTGTGCTGCCTTCCATCCTGTCCGCAGTGATTCTCGTATTTACAAAAGCGCTAAGCTCCTACGGCGTCCCGCAATTGCTTGGCACTCCGGTCGACTATCAGATGATCGCGACTATGCTTTATTCGAGCATGCGTTCCCGCATGACGTCGGAAGCGAGCGTGCTCAGTATTTTGCTGCTGCTGATCTCCGTGGCGGCGATCGCATTTTATTTCCGGGCACTCGGAAAAAGGCGCAGCTTTGTCACGGTATCCGGCAAAAGCGCAGGAGGAAGCGCACAGGCGCTCGGCCGTTGGCGAAATCCTGCGGCGGTTGTCGTGCTGCTGCTTATGGCTGCTATGGCGGTGCTGCCCCTGCTCGTTTTACTCGCGCAAACGTTCCTGCTGAAGGAGGGGGCACCGATCGGGCCGCAAAACTTCACGCTTCACTATTGGATCGGAGGCTCTGACCCGGACATCAACAGCGGGGAGCCCGGCATCCTGAAGAATCCCATTTTCCTGCTTGCTCTGAAGAATTCGCTGAAAATCGCCGGCATCTCGTCCATTCTCGCAGCGGCAGGCGGTCTGCTGCTCGGTTACGTCACCGTTCGAAGCAAGAGGTCATGGCTGGGACGATTGATTGATAACGTTTCGTTCTTCCCCTATCTCATTCCGGGGATTTCACTGTCCGCGATGTACATAACCATGTTCGCCAAGCCGGTTCTGTACCTCCCAGCCTTATACGGCACGCTGAGTCTGCTCGTTCTAATTACGGTGGTCAAAGAGCTGCCGTTCACGGTCAAAGCAGGCGGCGCTGCGATCATGCAGCTTGGCGAGGAATTAGAAGAAGCAGCGGTCGTCGGGGGAGCATCCTGGCTAACTAGCTTTCGGCGTATTCTGCTGCCGCTAACGAGGAAGAGCTTCGTTTCTCTGTTTTTGCTCGTGTTCATCGGTGCCATGAAGGAGATGGAGCTGATCATCATCCTGGTGACGCCGCGCACAGAGACGCTCACGACACTGACATTCTTTTACGCGGAACGCAATTATACGCAGCTCATGAACGTAATGCTGATGATCATCATTGCAATCGTGCTGATCGTTTATGCGCTGAGCGTCAAGCTTGGCAAAGCGGATTTGACACAAGGAATCGGAGGGCAATAAGATGCAGGCTATCGAATTGGAGGACATACATGTATCGCTAAGCGGCAAGCCCGTGCTCCGCGGCATCGACCTGACGATTGAGCCGGGCGAGCTGATGACATTCCTGGGGCCGTCCGGCTGCGGCAAAACGACCCTGCTGCGGGTCATCGCCGGCTTGCAGCAGATCGACGGAGGCACCGTATCCATCCTCGGCCGAGAAGTTGCGAACGGCAGCACCCGCTTGCATGCGGACCCTGCGCGGCGCGGCGTCAGCCTGGTATTCCAGAGCTATGCGCTTTGGCCTCACATGAAGGTGCGCGATAATGTAGCCTTCGGCCTGCAGGTGCAGGGAATGAAGAAAGCAGAGATTGGGGAGCGCGTTCATCGTGTGCTAAAGGTGATGCGCATCGAAGAGCTGGCGAATCGTTATCCCGGTGAGCTGTCGGGCGGACAGCAGCAGCGCGTGGCGCTTGCCCGGGCCATCGTAACCGAGCCGGGAATTCTGCTGCTCGATGAACCGTTGTCCAACCTCGACGCCCGCCTGCGGGTAGAGATGCGCGAAGAGATCCGCCGCCTGCACAAGGAGCTGAAGACCACGATCATCTTCGTCACCCATGATCAATATGAAGCCATGACGCTCTCCAATCGCGTAGCCGTCTTCTTTGACGGGCGCATTGTCCAGACAGCGCCGCCCCGTGAGCTGTACCGGCATCCTGCCACCCTGCAGATCGCCGATTTCATCGGGCATACCGGATTTCAAATGAATGTTCTGCAAGGCCAAACGATCGAGGAAGAAGGAATCCAATGGCTGCAAACGCCAGCCTGTCGCTTCCGCATCGAAGGCGGGCAATTACCCGCAGATACGAATTGGACCGTCCTGATCAAGCCGGAAGACGTGCTGCTGCATGACCGCCCGAACGGACGGAGCGTAACGGCTGTAGTTACAGAGACCATCAATTCGGGCTCGGAAACCTTTGCTGCGCCTTCAATTCGGCGAAGCTTCACTGATCGCCCGCGTGGCGGGGGATATCGATATCTCCCCTGGTGCTATCGTACATGCCGACATTCGCTGCGAATGCGTGAACATCTACGACCAAGCGACCGGTGTTAGACGAGCGGTTCGCTTGCATGCAGCTGCAGCCCCTTCCCTGGATGCTGCCCTACTCACCCACAAACAGGAGGTATTCTCATGAGAATTGATTTTCATATTCACGCCAAGCTTTCGAAAAAAACCGAATTTAACGCCGAACATTTTCGGCAAATTGTGGAAGAGGCACGTGCAAGAGGGCTCACAGCCATCACCTTGACGGAACATTTTAACACGCATCGCTTTGATGACGTCTACAGTTCACTGGATGACTTATATCCATATAATGGACATTATTATCTGATTGACGGATTCCGTGTATTTACCGGTATGGAGGTTGACGTAGCCGAAGGCGGACATATCCTTGTCAGCGGGCCCAAGGACCGGTTGTTGGACATCCGCTCGGAGCTCGAGCCCCATGTGTCATTGGAACGGTTCATCCCGCTTGCCAAGCTGTTCGAGCTCTGCGATTCACCGGAGATGATGGTCATTGGCGGGCATCCGTTCCGCGAATCCAACCCGCTTCATCACGTGGATGAGAACCTGCTACGGAGATTCGACGCCTTTGACCTGAATGGCAAAGACCTGCACGAAATCGGAATTGAGGCCAACAAAGCCAAAGTTCTCGGTTTGGGCCAGCGTCTTAACGTACCTGTCGTTGCAGGCAGCGATGCCCATCACTTGCTGCAAGCCGGATGCGTCTACAACGAATTCGACCAAAACTTCGAAACCATCGCCGAATTGAAGCAAGCGGTTCGTGCAGGAGCGTTTAACCGTGTGCTGTCACCTGAGCTGGACCTTCAGGTGCGCGCAGCCCAAATGGTTAAGAAGCTGTTGAAGCGAACCATGGAAGTGGCGTAGTATTTCGTTGAAAGACGTACGGAAGGTATTGTAAATCGCTTAAACGTAGCAGGCAGTAGGAGTAATAAGATCTTGGGATCTCTCGGAGAGAGCGGCAGTTGGCGTAGTGAGATTCCTCAAAGATAGCAGGTGATTAGCTTAACGAGATCCTCTCGAAGTTAGCAGACTGCTAGCGTGACAAGCTCCCTCAAACATAGCATGTAGTAGGCTTAACAAGATCCTCTCGAAGTTAGCGGACTGATAGCGCGACAAGCTCCCCCAAACATAGCAGGCAGGTGATACATCCATGAATTTTGCACTAGAAGACACGAAGTTGTCCAAAGGACATCAACGAATTGCCGATTATATTGCCAAAAACCCGGAAAACATCCCGTTCATGGTCGAAGAGGACCTCGCACAGGCTTGTGGAGTCAGCACCTCAACCGTCTCTCGGTTCTGGGGAGAAATCGGCTACCGCAATTTGCGCGAGTTTAAGCAGCAGGCCAAGGAAGAATGGCTGCTCTCCCCTTCCATCAAGCTGCAGTCCGCATTCGGCAAGCTGGAAGAAGCCGGCACAGCCGCCTCAGGTGTACTCCAACTGACGGAGTATTTGCAGAAAACAGCGGAGCGCTTGGATCAAGCAGCATTCGAGCAAGCCGTGACTGTCCTGCATGAAGCCAGCACCATCTATCTATACGGGCCGGGATCGGCCGTCTGCTTGACTGCGCTCATGGAGTTCCGTCTGTCGCGGTTCGGAGCGAACGTCAAAACGTTCTCACGTGGCGGTCATGAACTCCTGAACACGTTAATTCACGTGGGACCAAGCGACGTGATCGTCATCTTCGGCTTTGTCTCGCAATCGCCGGAAATGAAGGCGCTGCTGGAGTACGCAGCCGATTGCGGCTGCAAGACGCTCTTGGTCACGGACCTGGCCGTGAACGACATGCTGGATCAAGCAGACATCTTGTTGTACACAGAGCGGGGAGAGCTCTGGGAGTTTCACTCCATGACCGCCCCGATCGCCTTAATCGAAACCCTTGTCGTCGCCGTCGGCAAAATGCAGGAACACTCCGCTCTCGAGAATGGAGAGAAGCTCCACGAGCTGCGGCGCAAGTTCAAGCATCTACTGCCGAAGCGAGTGTAGCGAGGTGCATAAACGTTAGTACACTGTAATCAAATACGGCGGCGTTCTTCAAACTATGCGATTTCATAACGAAAAAAACCTCTTGATCCAAGCCCTTTCTCAGAACGACAACGAATAACCCCCTGGTTATTTCATTGAAACTCTAAGGAATGCCTCACACAGGATCAGGAGGTTTTTCTGTATACTTCCGGACACTGACATCCGTTTATGATTTCCTTTCCGGGCTTACCGAACCGCTCGAAAGCTCATCCTCCCTACAGATTTAGTCGATTTAGCACCTTGGCGCTCTCCCTCGATTTTCGCCGCACAGGAACAAGAAACAGAATCGACCAACAGATGCCGTATGGCAAGGCAAGCCATGACCGCCAATCGAGCTCACTTAGAAAGGCAAAACACAAAGCCGTTAATAAAATCAAAGCCCTGCTCCAAAATGTATACGGTTTCCCTAAGGTCATGCTGAATACCAGCATGCTGAGCACCGTCAATATCCATCCGATCGCCACAGTAGGCTGAGGATCCCCGCCCAATGATTGAATAAAACGACCAATCGCCATAAGCAAAATCGCTGCACTAACGACAGCCTGACTAATCAAAGCTGCGGTTCCGACATGCGCACGCTCAGCCCTTATCCAGAACACCTGCCCTATCACCAATAACAGAATAGCGGTAATCAATAAACCATGGACATCCTCACCTTCCCGATATCCCCCCAAAGGAGCTGGAGGATACATAGAAACCTTCGTCCAGCATACGATCCACAAGAGTCCTCCGAGGACTCCGATCCATTGCATTTTTTTCAATAGAGTACGCCCCCCTTTGATCTAGTTCAAGATAACAAAACTCCCCCTTATTTTACCATATGCCCTTTTGTGGGTAAGTTAGCTTTTGAGTGAAAATCCATATCAAACATCACATAAGTGCAGCCTATAAAATAATAAATCAAGAAGAGAAAGCACCCAAATTTTAGCCAGCAAATGATACCGTTCGTTCTACTGCTACTCAAAATCCCATATCCTTTAACGAAGGGGGCCTGTCAATGTGGAAAGAATTTAAAACTTTTGCCTTAAAAGGCAACG
This genomic window from Paenibacillus hexagrammi contains:
- a CDS encoding VOC family protein: MGRLVHFEIHVDDMDRAKTFYGEVFGWKFEDWSSYAGMPYYGAVTGNTDEPGINGALMQRRGPSPQPGQAVSGYACTMGVENYDAAEAKILELGGKVALPKYALPGMAWQGYYMDTEGNIFGIHQPDQNAK
- a CDS encoding ABC transporter substrate-binding protein, producing MRSNWKTIGSLLSSTMLAVTLSACGSGNNGGSEGAAAVQSSAAGEASTSPVLTTTAPAATVSASPVDALYEQAKKEGKVIVYSTSGRANDAAKTFMKQYPGIQVEVSKVKSDQMMDKVAREQDAGQFNPDVLVTKEVSGAVDFEMVKQGRYLKYLPEDIAPHEDEPFRTQAESVAGYAEFRTLWYNSDHYDKPPVTNWWDLTTPEWKGKVYTADPVGDPSFMNLFSTFAVHADDMAAAYKMKFGKDIELHGTENAGYEFIKQLLDNQLVTLDGSTDVLDAIGKKDSDALAIAVTGEVADLKEEGWHAKPIYDLKPKTSVVDAGYFFLAKNAPHEAAAKLFIRWMLGEADGQGAGIEPFNEVGSWVPRDDVKTKNEIAFDQLNLWNYDGEALYKIEPKVRDFWIKNK
- a CDS encoding ABC transporter permease, with the translated sequence MAPDTGLAFLSYVVLWPVFMIVSSTFRWNLQDLRLSDQAIPGHFTWFHWIRVLASDTSYALFYHPVFHSICVGAATSLLSMVIGCGLAWLVTRTDMPLKRTITFLAVIPYLLPAWVLSQAWLMFFKNEKIGGVPGFIQSIFHISPPDWLSYGFVPIVLTLSLHDCVYFFLIVGAALSTINPQLEEAASLAGARRFTILRRIVLPVVLPSILSAVILVFTKALSSYGVPQLLGTPVDYQMIATMLYSSMRSRMTSEASVLSILLLLISVAAIAFYFRALGKRRSFVTVSGKSAGGSAQALGRWRNPAAVVVLLLMAAMAVLPLLVLLAQTFLLKEGAPIGPQNFTLHYWIGGSDPDINSGEPGILKNPIFLLALKNSLKIAGISSILAAAGGLLLGYVTVRSKRSWLGRLIDNVSFFPYLIPGISLSAMYITMFAKPVLYLPALYGTLSLLVLITVVKELPFTVKAGGAAIMQLGEELEEAAVVGGASWLTSFRRILLPLTRKSFVSLFLLVFIGAMKEMELIIILVTPRTETLTTLTFFYAERNYTQLMNVMLMIIIAIVLIVYALSVKLGKADLTQGIGGQ
- a CDS encoding ABC transporter ATP-binding protein, with the translated sequence MQAIELEDIHVSLSGKPVLRGIDLTIEPGELMTFLGPSGCGKTTLLRVIAGLQQIDGGTVSILGREVANGSTRLHADPARRGVSLVFQSYALWPHMKVRDNVAFGLQVQGMKKAEIGERVHRVLKVMRIEELANRYPGELSGGQQQRVALARAIVTEPGILLLDEPLSNLDARLRVEMREEIRRLHKELKTTIIFVTHDQYEAMTLSNRVAVFFDGRIVQTAPPRELYRHPATLQIADFIGHTGFQMNVLQGQTIEEEGIQWLQTPACRFRIEGGQLPADTNWTVLIKPEDVLLHDRPNGRSVTAVVTETINSGSETFAAPSIRRSFTDRPRGGGYRYLPWCYRTCRHSLRMREHLRPSDRC
- a CDS encoding PHP-associated domain-containing protein gives rise to the protein MRIDFHIHAKLSKKTEFNAEHFRQIVEEARARGLTAITLTEHFNTHRFDDVYSSLDDLYPYNGHYYLIDGFRVFTGMEVDVAEGGHILVSGPKDRLLDIRSELEPHVSLERFIPLAKLFELCDSPEMMVIGGHPFRESNPLHHVDENLLRRFDAFDLNGKDLHEIGIEANKAKVLGLGQRLNVPVVAGSDAHHLLQAGCVYNEFDQNFETIAELKQAVRAGAFNRVLSPELDLQVRAAQMVKKLLKRTMEVA
- a CDS encoding MurR/RpiR family transcriptional regulator → MNFALEDTKLSKGHQRIADYIAKNPENIPFMVEEDLAQACGVSTSTVSRFWGEIGYRNLREFKQQAKEEWLLSPSIKLQSAFGKLEEAGTAASGVLQLTEYLQKTAERLDQAAFEQAVTVLHEASTIYLYGPGSAVCLTALMEFRLSRFGANVKTFSRGGHELLNTLIHVGPSDVIVIFGFVSQSPEMKALLEYAADCGCKTLLVTDLAVNDMLDQADILLYTERGELWEFHSMTAPIALIETLVVAVGKMQEHSALENGEKLHELRRKFKHLLPKRV